The Flavobacterium jumunjinense genome includes a region encoding these proteins:
- a CDS encoding metallophosphoesterase — MMFRWIILILIIVLIEIYSFQVIKTITKSRWIIGAYLIISFVVLAYILFFFLTYNRGEGQNKDSLFAIGLLLITVLPKIVLTIILFGEDIFRFFAGIISSFSNKEGDFLPERRKFVSHIALGLAAIPFSSLLYGMTIGKYNFKVIKRTLFFPDLPEDFDGTTITHISDIHSGSFDNHEKIEYAIDLINEQKSDLVLFTGDIVNTHAKEMDPWIDTFKRIESSGLGKYSVLGNHDYGEYFKWNSEEEKEENFQAIKGIHEKIGFKLLLNENVKIKKGTSELSLIGVENWGKHFKKVGDLKTASEGVMKEDFKILMSHDPSHWDSEVQHHENHYHLTLSGHTHGFQFGIEIPGWIKWSPVQYVYKQWAGLYENLGRYVYVNRGFGFHAYPGRVGIMPEITVIELKKGENVA, encoded by the coding sequence ATTATGTTCCGTTGGATTATTTTAATACTTATCATAGTATTAATTGAGATTTACTCATTTCAAGTAATTAAAACTATTACTAAGAGTAGATGGATTATTGGTGCTTATTTAATAATTTCATTTGTTGTATTAGCGTATATTTTATTTTTTTTCTTAACCTATAATAGAGGTGAAGGACAAAATAAAGATTCATTATTTGCAATAGGATTGCTATTGATTACTGTTTTACCTAAAATAGTTCTTACAATAATACTCTTTGGAGAGGATATTTTTCGTTTTTTCGCTGGAATTATATCATCTTTTAGTAATAAAGAAGGTGATTTTTTACCAGAAAGACGAAAGTTTGTAAGCCATATAGCGTTAGGGTTGGCGGCAATACCTTTTTCATCTTTATTGTATGGAATGACGATAGGGAAGTATAACTTCAAGGTAATAAAAAGAACATTATTTTTCCCAGATTTACCTGAAGATTTTGATGGAACAACAATAACACATATCTCAGATATACATAGTGGAAGTTTTGATAACCATGAAAAAATAGAGTATGCAATTGATTTGATTAATGAACAAAAATCGGATTTGGTTTTGTTTACAGGCGATATTGTTAATACACACGCTAAAGAAATGGATCCATGGATAGATACTTTTAAACGTATTGAAAGTTCAGGATTAGGGAAATATTCAGTTTTAGGAAATCATGATTATGGAGAATATTTCAAATGGAACTCTGAAGAAGAAAAAGAGGAAAATTTTCAGGCAATTAAAGGAATTCATGAGAAAATAGGTTTCAAATTGTTGTTAAATGAAAACGTGAAAATCAAGAAAGGAACAAGCGAATTAAGTTTAATAGGAGTAGAAAATTGGGGTAAGCATTTTAAGAAAGTTGGAGATCTAAAAACAGCTTCTGAGGGTGTAATGAAAGAAGATTTTAAAATTTTAATGAGTCACGATCCTAGTCATTGGGATTCAGAAGTACAACATCATGAGAATCATTATCATTTAACACTTTCAGGACATACACATGGTTTCCAGTTTGGAATTGAAATTCCAGGATGGATAAAATGGAGTCCTGTGCAATATGTTTATAAGCAATGGGCAGGATTGTATGAAAATTTAGGAAGATATGTCTATGTAAATAGAGGTTTTGGATTCCATGCCTATCCAGGAAGAGTTGGAATTATGCCAGAAATAACCGTAATTGAACTAAAAAAAGGAGAAAATGTAGCATAA
- a CDS encoding polysaccharide deacetylase family protein: MNLFWTKTPYLIKKLFSNYVWNIPNTKNEIFLTFDDGPIPEVTEWVLDILAKEAIKATFFCIGDNIRKHPHILKRIINEGHSIGNHTLNHLNGWKNNNEKYFNNIELFNSEYEKISKKPTRLFRPPYGKIKPSQSYYLRKKGYKIIMWDIISYDFDKKLKSEKCLKNIISNCNTGSVIVFHDSLKAEKNLKFVLPKTIQILKEKGYTFNSIKN, encoded by the coding sequence ATGAATTTATTTTGGACAAAAACTCCGTATTTAATCAAAAAACTATTTTCAAATTATGTTTGGAACATTCCAAACACTAAAAATGAAATATTCTTAACATTTGACGATGGCCCAATTCCAGAAGTTACTGAATGGGTTTTAGATATATTAGCTAAAGAAGCAATAAAAGCTACATTCTTTTGTATAGGAGATAATATTAGAAAACATCCTCATATTTTAAAGCGCATCATCAATGAAGGACACTCAATTGGAAACCACACTTTAAACCATTTAAACGGATGGAAAAACAATAACGAAAAATACTTTAATAATATAGAATTATTCAACAGTGAATATGAAAAGATTTCTAAAAAACCAACACGCCTTTTCAGACCGCCATATGGCAAAATAAAACCTAGTCAATCTTACTATTTAAGAAAAAAAGGTTACAAAATAATTATGTGGGACATTATTAGTTATGATTTTGACAAAAAATTAAAAAGTGAAAAGTGCTTAAAGAATATAATAAGCAATTGTAACACAGGTAGCGTTATCGTTTTTCATGACAGCTTGAAAGCTGAAAAGAATCTTAAATTTGTATTACCAAAAACAATCCAAATTTTAAAAGAAAAAGGATACACATTTAATTCTATTAAAAACTAA
- a CDS encoding class I SAM-dependent methyltransferase, which produces MEASFDNAANTYDQSFTDTLIGKAQRNSVYKILTKHLSNCKDILEVNCGTGEDAIWLAKQNFNVLATDISENMIAIGQAKNQYKNLDFAQLDINLISKTKDFGTFDLVFSNFGGLNCLSKNEIEHFFSTISNALNKKGKLSLVIMPKNTIWEQLYFMLKGKFSTALRRRKEVAIANVDGENVPTYYYNPKDIVNLAKEYFKLVEYKPIGFFVPPSYLEPFFKNKRKTFNFLFFLEKTTSNWSFLSKYSDHYIITLEKR; this is translated from the coding sequence ATGGAAGCTAGTTTTGATAACGCTGCAAATACGTACGACCAATCTTTTACAGACACATTGATTGGAAAAGCACAACGAAATTCTGTGTACAAAATCCTTACCAAACATTTAAGTAATTGTAAAGATATATTGGAAGTCAATTGTGGAACTGGCGAGGATGCTATTTGGTTAGCGAAACAAAATTTTAATGTGTTGGCAACCGATATTTCTGAAAATATGATTGCAATTGGGCAAGCAAAAAATCAATATAAAAACCTAGATTTTGCTCAACTAGATATTAATTTAATTAGTAAAACAAAAGATTTTGGAACATTTGATTTAGTCTTTTCAAATTTTGGTGGATTAAATTGTTTGTCTAAAAATGAAATAGAGCATTTCTTTAGCACTATTTCCAATGCGCTAAATAAAAAGGGAAAGTTATCATTAGTAATTATGCCAAAAAACACGATTTGGGAACAACTCTATTTCATGTTGAAGGGTAAGTTTTCAACAGCTCTTAGGCGAAGAAAAGAAGTAGCAATTGCAAATGTAGATGGAGAAAATGTACCCACTTATTATTATAATCCAAAAGATATTGTAAATTTAGCAAAAGAATATTTTAAGTTAGTAGAATACAAACCAATTGGTTTTTTTGTACCTCCTTCTTATTTAGAACCATTTTTCAAGAATAAAAGAAAAACATTTAACTTTTTGTTTTTTTTGGAAAAGACAACTTCTAATTGGTCGTTCCTTTCTAAATATTCAGATCATTACATTATAACTTTAGAAAAACGATGA
- the polA gene encoding DNA polymerase I translates to MSQKRLFLLDAYALIFRGYYAFIKNPRINSKGMNTSAIMGFMNSLMDVIKREKPDHLAVAFDKGGSTFRLEMFEEYKANRDETPEAIKIAIPYIQDLLNAMHIPIIEEAGFEADDLIGTLAKQAEKEGFQVFMVTPDKDFAQLVSENIFMYRPARMGNGIEIWGVPEVQAKFEIEHPLQVIDFLGMMGDAVDNIPGLPGVGEKTAKKFLAQYGSMEKLLESTHELKGKMKENIEANKEKGILSKKLATILLDCPVTFNEKDYELSRPDVEKTDAIFMELEFRQMKTQFDKIFNDSNTTEDTNGNNTKKTPPKDENQFDLFGFNDTEATENTTTSYYASLENTEHFYQIIQGDLATKLLLQNLEKQQSVCFDTETTGLDALNATLVGIAFSWEKGKGFYVPFPENQEEAQQLANKFIPFFENEEIEKIGQNLKYDLKILANYGIQVKGNFFDTMIAHYLINPDMRHNMDILSETYLKYSPKPIVDLIGKKGKNQKSMRDISIEDVKEYAVEDADITFQLKEHFSPILEKVGTKKLFDDIEIPLVKVLASMEREGIQLDVAFLKSMSSEMQIEINSFEQKIYEIAGETFNLASPKQLGDILFDKLKIGGTKQKKTKTGQYATGEEILSYLAKDNEIVRYILEWRQLVKLQNTYVDALPNQVDPKTTRVHTDYMQTVAATGRLSSNNPNLQNIPIRTERGRQIRKAFTAKNENYTLLAADYSQIELRIIAALSGETTMIEAFKNGEDIHKSTASKVFNVALEEVTKEQRSNAKTVNFGIIYGVSAFGLSNQTDLSRSESADLIDAYYKTYPKLKSYIQEQIDFARENGYVQTVLGRRRYLKDINSANAVVRGAAERNAVNAPIQGSAADIIKIAMINIHNRLNDENWQSKMLLQVHDELVFDVHNSELEKIQPMIKHEMENAFKLEVPLTVDLGLGKNWLEAH, encoded by the coding sequence ATGTCGCAAAAACGATTATTTCTACTTGATGCTTATGCTTTAATATTTAGAGGGTATTATGCATTCATAAAAAACCCTAGAATTAATTCAAAAGGAATGAATACATCAGCTATTATGGGATTCATGAATTCTTTAATGGATGTTATCAAAAGAGAGAAGCCAGACCACTTAGCCGTAGCTTTCGATAAAGGTGGAAGTACATTTCGATTAGAGATGTTTGAAGAATACAAAGCCAATAGAGACGAAACACCCGAAGCTATAAAAATAGCAATTCCGTACATTCAAGATCTATTAAACGCAATGCATATTCCAATTATAGAAGAAGCTGGTTTTGAAGCAGATGATTTGATTGGTACACTTGCTAAACAAGCTGAAAAAGAAGGTTTTCAAGTATTTATGGTTACACCCGATAAGGATTTTGCACAGTTAGTATCAGAAAACATCTTCATGTATCGTCCTGCAAGAATGGGAAATGGTATCGAAATATGGGGCGTTCCAGAAGTGCAAGCTAAATTTGAAATTGAACATCCGCTTCAAGTAATTGACTTTTTAGGAATGATGGGGGATGCTGTAGATAATATTCCAGGCTTACCTGGTGTAGGAGAAAAGACAGCTAAAAAATTCCTAGCTCAATATGGTTCTATGGAAAAGCTTCTAGAAAGCACACATGAGCTTAAAGGAAAAATGAAAGAGAATATTGAAGCTAACAAAGAGAAGGGAATTCTTTCTAAAAAATTAGCAACAATTTTACTCGATTGTCCTGTTACTTTTAATGAGAAAGATTACGAATTATCTAGACCAGATGTTGAAAAAACAGATGCGATTTTTATGGAATTAGAATTTCGTCAAATGAAAACGCAATTCGATAAAATATTTAATGATTCTAATACTACTGAAGACACAAACGGAAATAATACTAAAAAAACACCTCCAAAAGATGAAAATCAGTTTGATTTGTTTGGTTTTAATGATACTGAAGCAACAGAAAACACAACTACTTCCTACTATGCTTCATTAGAAAATACCGAACATTTTTATCAAATTATTCAAGGTGATTTAGCAACAAAATTATTACTCCAAAATTTAGAAAAGCAACAATCTGTTTGTTTTGACACAGAAACTACAGGTTTAGACGCTTTAAATGCAACATTAGTAGGTATTGCATTTTCATGGGAAAAAGGAAAAGGTTTCTATGTACCCTTCCCAGAAAACCAAGAAGAAGCACAACAGTTAGCGAATAAATTTATTCCTTTCTTTGAAAATGAAGAAATTGAAAAAATTGGTCAAAATTTAAAATATGATTTAAAGATTTTAGCGAACTATGGAATTCAAGTAAAAGGCAATTTTTTTGATACTATGATTGCTCATTATTTAATCAACCCAGATATGCGTCATAATATGGATATTTTAAGTGAAACTTATTTAAAATATTCTCCTAAACCAATTGTAGATTTAATAGGGAAAAAGGGAAAGAATCAAAAATCAATGCGTGACATTAGCATTGAAGATGTGAAGGAATATGCTGTAGAAGATGCTGACATTACCTTTCAACTGAAAGAACATTTCTCTCCTATTCTTGAAAAAGTGGGTACAAAAAAACTATTTGATGATATTGAAATTCCATTAGTTAAAGTTCTAGCTTCAATGGAGCGAGAAGGAATTCAATTGGATGTAGCATTTCTTAAATCTATGTCTTCAGAAATGCAAATCGAGATTAATTCCTTTGAACAAAAAATATATGAAATCGCAGGAGAAACATTCAATTTAGCTTCTCCAAAACAATTAGGCGATATATTATTTGACAAACTTAAAATTGGTGGCACAAAACAAAAGAAAACGAAAACAGGTCAATATGCAACTGGAGAAGAAATTTTAAGCTATTTAGCAAAAGACAATGAGATTGTTCGTTACATATTAGAATGGAGACAATTAGTAAAACTTCAAAACACCTATGTAGATGCACTTCCGAATCAGGTTGACCCTAAAACAACACGAGTACATACCGATTACATGCAAACAGTTGCTGCGACAGGTCGTTTAAGTTCTAACAATCCAAACCTTCAAAACATTCCCATTCGAACAGAAAGAGGTAGACAAATTCGTAAAGCATTCACAGCTAAAAATGAAAATTACACATTACTAGCTGCCGATTATTCTCAAATTGAACTTCGAATTATTGCAGCACTTAGTGGAGAAACAACTATGATTGAAGCTTTTAAAAACGGTGAAGACATTCATAAAAGTACAGCTTCAAAAGTATTCAATGTTGCTCTAGAAGAGGTTACTAAAGAGCAAAGAAGTAATGCTAAAACTGTTAATTTCGGAATTATATACGGTGTTTCAGCTTTTGGTCTTAGTAATCAAACTGATTTATCGAGAAGTGAAAGTGCAGATCTTATTGATGCATATTACAAAACATACCCTAAATTAAAGTCTTATATTCAAGAGCAAATTGATTTTGCTAGAGAAAATGGTTATGTTCAAACTGTATTAGGAAGAAGACGTTATTTAAAAGATATTAATTCTGCAAATGCGGTTGTTCGAGGTGCTGCTGAAAGAAATGCTGTAAACGCACCAATACAAGGAAGCGCTGCTGATATTATTAAGATTGCAATGATAAACATACACAATCGCTTAAATGATGAAAATTGGCAATCTAAAATGCTTCTACAAGTACATGATGAGCTTGTATTTGATGTTCACAATAGTGAACTTGAAAAGATTCAACCCATGATAAAACACGAGATGGAAAATGCCTTCAAATTAGAAGTGCCACTTACTGTCGATTTAGGGCTTGGTAAAAACTGGCTAGAAGCACATTAA
- a CDS encoding nucleotidyltransferase domain-containing protein: MKILRPLLYFSIFNHPLKKEEIFLYSLHEKMEDVEKELKDALEKKIITQTDVFFHPNLTEENVTNRIVGNKNAIKALVKAKKKGNFIKKYFPFVEGVSISGSLSKGYFDANSDVDFFIISKPNHLWTCRTFLVIFKKIFLFNSRKYFCLNYFISSDNLEIEEKNIFTATEIATLIPIQGDVFNRFFENNNWNRNLLPNKTNKSLEKETVETSWIARLLETILQKRFGVLVEKFCFTLTFNVWKIKFRNKMKPEDFAIAFKSSKKVSKHHPSNFQKKVIDLLNTKYLEIKEKHNIDIPKEHV; encoded by the coding sequence TTGAAAATTTTAAGACCACTATTATATTTTTCAATTTTTAATCATCCATTAAAAAAAGAAGAGATTTTTCTATACTCGCTTCATGAAAAAATGGAAGATGTAGAAAAAGAATTGAAAGATGCTTTAGAAAAAAAAATCATAACACAAACTGATGTATTTTTTCATCCTAACTTAACAGAAGAAAATGTTACAAATAGAATAGTAGGAAATAAGAACGCAATAAAAGCATTAGTAAAAGCGAAAAAGAAAGGCAATTTTATTAAAAAATATTTTCCTTTTGTAGAAGGTGTATCAATTTCTGGTTCGCTATCTAAAGGTTATTTTGATGCGAATAGTGATGTTGATTTTTTCATTATTTCAAAACCCAATCATTTATGGACTTGTAGAACATTTTTGGTTATTTTTAAAAAAATATTTCTGTTCAACTCAAGAAAATATTTCTGTTTAAATTATTTTATAAGTTCTGATAATTTAGAAATTGAAGAAAAAAATATTTTCACTGCAACAGAAATAGCGACTTTAATACCTATACAAGGTGATGTTTTTAATCGTTTTTTTGAAAACAATAACTGGAATAGAAACCTACTTCCTAACAAGACGAATAAAAGCCTCGAAAAAGAAACAGTAGAAACTAGTTGGATTGCTCGATTATTAGAAACTATTCTTCAAAAAAGATTTGGAGTACTTGTTGAAAAGTTCTGTTTTACACTTACTTTCAATGTTTGGAAAATAAAATTTAGAAACAAAATGAAACCCGAAGATTTCGCTATTGCATTTAAATCGTCTAAAAAAGTTTCTAAACACCATCCATCGAATTTCCAAAAGAAAGTAATTGATTTATTGAATACTAAGTATTTAGAAATTAAAGAAAAACATAATATTGATATACCAAAAGAACATGTCTAA
- a CDS encoding B12-binding domain-containing radical SAM protein: MSKILFSHSYYYKLDPKQWKNKTPFPPLGTLYAASTLRKNNYDVALFDTNLLDSPKSILPLLKESKPNYLVIYDDGFNYLTKMCLTNMRDACFEMIQYGKQHNCIVIISSSDSTDHYKEYLEKGADFIIKGEGEITLLELINALEKNKETKDIAGLAYTVNEQVIITKPRTVLQNLDELPLPAWDLININAYKNIWSQSGQEFTLNLATTRGCPYKCNWCAKPIYGNRYNAHSPEYIVNEIEYLQQEFGVKRFWMCDDIFGLKPNWVQEFNTELKKKNISIKYFIQSRVDLLLKEDTIDALAESGLEEVWVGAESASQKILDAMDKGTQVSEIYEATYLLKQKSIRVAFFLQFGYLTETQEDIEKTIAMVKELLPDNIGISVSYPLPGTKFYEKVKDDLQLKANWKDSDDLDMMFKGTYSSNYYRKLQRFVHKEYRKSQGFYNLKNFSFSIQKIKSIVKLGYYIPSAYLDKVALKTLQNGS, encoded by the coding sequence ATGTCTAAAATTCTTTTTTCACATTCCTATTATTATAAGCTTGATCCAAAGCAATGGAAAAACAAAACTCCTTTTCCTCCTTTGGGAACGCTATATGCGGCTTCAACATTAAGAAAAAACAATTATGATGTTGCTCTGTTTGACACAAACCTATTAGATTCTCCAAAATCAATCTTACCACTTTTAAAAGAATCTAAACCCAACTATTTGGTTATATATGATGATGGCTTTAATTATCTCACCAAAATGTGTCTTACAAACATGAGAGATGCTTGCTTTGAAATGATTCAATATGGAAAACAACATAATTGTATTGTTATAATATCAAGTTCCGATTCAACCGATCATTATAAAGAGTATTTAGAAAAAGGAGCCGATTTCATTATAAAAGGAGAAGGAGAAATTACGCTTTTAGAACTAATCAATGCGCTAGAGAAAAATAAAGAAACAAAAGATATTGCTGGATTAGCTTACACAGTCAATGAACAAGTCATAATAACTAAGCCACGTACCGTTTTACAAAACTTAGATGAATTGCCATTACCTGCTTGGGATTTGATAAATATAAATGCATATAAAAACATTTGGAGCCAAAGTGGACAAGAATTCACCTTAAATTTAGCAACAACAAGAGGTTGCCCTTACAAATGCAATTGGTGTGCAAAACCTATTTATGGGAATCGATATAATGCCCATTCACCTGAATATATTGTAAATGAAATTGAATATTTACAACAAGAATTTGGTGTAAAACGTTTTTGGATGTGTGACGATATTTTTGGCTTAAAGCCCAATTGGGTGCAAGAATTTAATACAGAACTAAAGAAAAAAAATATTTCAATTAAGTATTTCATTCAAAGTCGAGTAGATTTACTATTGAAAGAAGATACTATTGATGCTTTAGCCGAATCTGGATTAGAGGAAGTTTGGGTTGGTGCAGAAAGTGCTTCACAGAAAATTTTGGATGCTATGGACAAAGGAACTCAAGTATCTGAAATTTATGAAGCTACTTACCTTCTAAAACAAAAAAGTATTAGAGTTGCTTTTTTCTTGCAATTTGGTTATTTAACCGAAACTCAAGAAGATATTGAAAAGACCATAGCTATGGTAAAAGAATTGTTACCTGATAATATTGGCATTTCTGTTTCTTATCCTTTACCTGGAACGAAATTCTATGAGAAAGTAAAAGATGATTTGCAATTAAAAGCAAATTGGAAAGATTCTGACGACTTAGACATGATGTTTAAAGGAACTTACTCTTCCAATTATTATAGAAAACTACAACGGTTTGTTCATAAAGAATATCGAAAAAGTCAAGGGTTTTATAATTTAAAAAACTTCTCGTTTTCAATACAGAAAATAAAATCAATTGTAAAATTAGGCTATTATATTCCTAGCGCATATTTGGATAAAGTTGCTTTGAAAACACTTCAAAATGGAAGCTAG